The following proteins are encoded in a genomic region of Pyrus communis chromosome 11, drPyrComm1.1, whole genome shotgun sequence:
- the LOC137708293 gene encoding F-box protein At1g11270-like: MSQVRESETPEDRMVEILSRLPPKSLMRFKCIRKSWCTLINSPCFVAKHLSDSVDNKLSSSTCILLNCSQAHVCSEKSWKQEVSWSVINLSIDGDELHYDIEDLTIVPFLKDDPHEVEIHGYCDGIVCVTVDENFFLCNPATGEFRQLPDSCLLLPLPGVKEKFGLETTLKGLGFGYDCKAKEYKVVRIIDNYDCEYSDDGETYIEHIALPYTAEVYTMAANSWKEITIDIPSKILSSYSEPYSYSVYLKGFCYWLSCDVEEYIFSFDLANEISDMIELPFRGEFGFKRDGIFLYNESLTYYCSSYEEPSTLFEIWVMDYDDGFKSSWTKHLTAGPFTDMEFPLTPWKRDELLMIASDGRAASYNSCTGNFKYLRIPVIINQNRVVDYVKTIILVN, encoded by the coding sequence ATGTCCCAGGTGCGTGAAAGTGAAACTCCTGAAGATAGGATGGTCGAAATCTTGTCCAGGTTGCCACCCAAGTCTCTGATGCGATTCAAATGCATACGCAAATCTTGGTGCACTCTTATCAATAGTCCATGTTTTGTGGCCAAACACCTCAGCGATTCTGTGGACAACAAACTCTCATCCTCCACTTGTATCCTTCTCAACTGTTCTCAGGCTCACGTTTGCTCGGAAAAAAGTTGGAAACAAGAAGTTTCATGGTCCGTGATTAATCTTTCCATTGATGGTGATGAGCTTCATTATGATATTGAGGACCTAACTATTGTACCGTTTCTAAAGGATGACCCTCATGAAGTAGAGATTCACGGTTATTGCGATGGGATTGTTTGTGTAACAGTAGACgaaaatttctttttgtgcaatCCTGCAACGGGGGAATTCAGGCAACTTCCTGATTCATGCCTTCTTCTACCCCTTCCCGgggtaaaagaaaaattcggATTGGAAACGACACTTAAAGGACTGGGATTTGGTTATGATTGCAAAGCTAAAGAATACAAGGTTGTGCGAATTATAGATAATTATGATTGTGAGTATTCAGATGATGGAGAAACATATATCGAGCATATTGCTCTTCCTTACACTGCTGAAGTATACACCATGGCTGCTAACTCTTGGAAAGAGATCACGATTGATATACCAAGTAAAATATTATCATCATATAGCGAACCATATTCTTATTCAGTGTATTTGAAGGGGTTTTGTTATTGGTTGTCATGCGATGTAGAGGAATAcatattttcatttgatttagcTAATGAAATATCTGATATGATAGAATTGCCTTTTAGGGGAGAATTCGGTTTTAAGCGTGATGGTATTTTTCTGTATAATGAATCCCTCACTTATTATTGCAGTAGTTACGAAGAGCCTTCCACATTATTTGAAATATGGGTAATGGACTACGATGACGGATTTAAGAGTTCATGGACAAAACACCTAACTGCTGGACCTTTTACAGATATGGAGTTTCCATTGACACCTTGGAAACGTGACGAGCTTCTTATGATTGCCTCCGATGGAAGAGCTGCCTCTTATAATTCTTGTACCGGAAATTTCAAG